From a region of the Impatiens glandulifera chromosome 4, dImpGla2.1, whole genome shotgun sequence genome:
- the LOC124934337 gene encoding probable cysteine protease RD19B produces MDRLFSLLLISSLILVFADELAGAGDGDFLIRQVVDDNNDGNLLSADHHFNIFKHKFGKSYATKEEHDYRLSVFQSNLRRAERHQKLDPSAVHGVTQFSDLTSAEFRQKHLGLKRLRLPADANKAPILPTNDLPTDFDWRDHGAVTSVKNQGSCGSCWSFSTTGALEGANFLATGKLVSLSEQQLVDCDHECEPDEPGSCDSGCNGGLMNSALEYTLKNGGLMREEDYPYTGTDGGACKLDKTKIAASVANFSVVSLDEDQIAANLVKNGPLAVAINAAYMQTYVGGVSCPYICSKRLNHGVLMVGYGSAGYAPVRMKEKQFWIIKNSWGDKWGEEGFYKICRGHNVCGVDSMVSSVVAAAVQSG; encoded by the exons ATGGATCGActcttctctctcctcctcATTTCCTCTCTCATCCTCGTCTTCGCCGACGAACTCGCCGGCGCCGGCGACGGCGATTTCTTGATACGACAGGTCGTCGACGACAACAACGATGGAAACCTTTTGAGTGCCGATCATCATTTCAACATTTTCAAGCACAAGTTCGGGAAATCGTATGCAACGAAGGAGGAGCATGATTATAGATTGTCGGTATTCCAATCTAATCTCCGTCGGGCTGAACGTCATCAGAAATTGGATCCTTCAGCCGTTCATGGAGTCACGCAGTTCTCCGATTTGACATCGGCAGAGTTTAGGCAGAAACATTTAGGTCTAAAAAGGTTGAGACTTCCAGCCGATGCTAATAAGGCTCCGATTCTACCGACTAATGATCTCCCTACGGATTTTGATTGGAGAGATCATGGTGCTGTTACATCTGTGAAGAATCAG GGTTCATGTGGATCATGCTGGTCATTTAGCACAACTGGTGCTTTGGAAGGTGCAAATTTTCTCGCAACCGGGAAGCTAGTTAGTCTCAGCGAACAACAACTCGTCGATTGTGATCACGAG TGTGAGCCAGACGAACCTGGATCATGCGATTCAGGATGCAACGGTGGTCTAATGAACAGCGCATTAGAATACACACTTAAAAACGGAGGACTTATGCGAGAAGAAGACTATCCCTACACAGGAACAGACGGAGGAGCATGTAAACTAGACAAGACAAAGATAGCAGCTTCAGTAGCAAATTTCAGTGTAGTTTCACTAGACGAGGATCAAATTGCTGCAAATCTAGTGAAAAACGGTCCTCTTGCAGTTGCTATAAACGCGGCTTACATGCAGACATATGTGGGTGGAGTTTCATGTCCTTACATTTGTTCGAAAAGACTAAACCATGGTGTTTTGATGGTTGGTTATGGTTCGGCTGGGTATGCGCCGGTAAGAATGAAGGAGAAACAGTTTTGGATTATCAAGAATTCATGGGGAGATAAATGGGGTGAAGAGGGTTTTTACAAGATTTGTCGCGGGCATAATGTTTGTGGCGTGGATTCGATGGTTTCTTCGGTTGTTGCTGCTGCGGTTCAATCGGGATGA
- the LOC124935704 gene encoding SH3 domain-containing protein 2-like: MDAIRKQATKLREQVARQQQAVLRQFGGGYGSDQAVNDGAELQQHQKLEKLYISTRAAKHFQRDIVRGVEGYIVTGSKQVEIGTKLSEDSRKYGAENTCTSGSTLSRAALSFSRARAQMEKEKGNLLKALGTQVAEPLRAMVVGAPLEDARHLAQRYDRMRQEAEAQAIEVSRRQTRMREAMENPELALKLEAAETKLHDLKSNTATLGKEASVAMIAVEAQQQRLTVQRLISMVEAERAYHQRVLQILDQLEGEMMSERQRIEAAPTTGSNSMPPPPSYEESNGVYVSPTHNDATDRLNYFLGEVLYSYQAETDTELNLAIGDYIVVRKIMGNGWAEGECKGKAGWFPYEYIERQEQVLASKVAAQLVF, encoded by the exons ATGGATGCAATCAGAAAACAGGCAACAAAGCTCAGGGAACAAGTCGCCCGGCAACAACAG GCTGTTCTTAGGCAGTTTGGGGGTGGTTATGGTTCTGATCAGGCTGTCAACGATGGGGCAGAGCTTCAGCAGCATCAGAAACTTGAGAAGCTATACATATCTACACGTGCAGCCAAG cATTTTCAAAGGGACATCGTAAGAGGAGTTGAAGGCTACATTGTTACTGGTTCGAAACAAGTTGAAATAG GAACTAAATTATCAGAAGACAGCAGGAAATATGGAGCTGAAAATACATGCACCAGTGGCAGTACATTGTCAAGAGCTGCTCTTAGCTTTTCTAGAGCCCGTGCCCAGATGGAGAAGGAGAAAGGAAATCTGTTAAAAGCCCTTGGTACACAG GTGGCTGAGCCATTAAGAGCAATGGTAGTGGGAGCTCCATTGGAAGACGCTCGACATTTGGCTCAACGCTATGATAGAATGAGACAGGAGGCTGAAGCTCAG GCTATTGAAGTTTCTAGGCGTCAAACTAGAATGCGGGAGGCAATGGAGAATCCTGAACTAGCTTTAAAACTTGAAGCAGCAGAAACAAAATTACATGACCTAAAGTCAAACACAGCAACACTGGGAAAGGAAGCTTCTGTAGCTATGATTGCTGTTGAGGCTCAACAACAGAGGTTGACAGTTCAACGTTTGATTTCCATG GTTGAAGCTGAACGTGCATATCATCAAAGAGTCCTTCAGATACTTGATCAGCTCGAAGGCGAG ATGATGTCAGAAAGACAGCGCATTGAAGCGGCTCCAACTACTGGTAGCAATAGCATGCCGCCTCCACCATCTTACGAAGAATCAAATGGTGTATATGTCTCTCCAACGCATAATGATGCAACTGACCGTTTGAATTACTTCTTGGGTGAA GTTTTGTACTCCTATCAAGCTGAAACAGACACTGAACTTAATTTGGCTATTGGTGATTATATCGTCGTCCGAAAG ATAATGGGAAATGGGTGGGCAGAAGGTGAGTGCAAAGGAAAAGCTGGTTGGTTTCCATATGAATACATTGAAAGACAAGAGCAAGTTCTTGCAAGTAAGGTAGCTGCTCAATTGGTGTTCTAA